In Syntrophales bacterium, the genomic stretch CTATATCGCATGATATTTTCCTCTCATCAAAGGGGTCAGCTATTTCCTGGAAAGTATAGACAAATAGTTCCGATCCCATTTTCAGTCCCTGCTTTTCACCGATATTGATCAAGGCGCTACGCTGTTTCCCGTCTGCAGAGGATCTTGTCTGAACAATATAACCTTTTACCGTGAACCACCTGGAAAGCTGCGGTCTTATATCTTCCAGTCCTTTTGCCGCCGCCTTCTTCACACCACCGATGATGGCGTCATAATTGGGATAGGGGATCTTGCCGATGATATGTTTTCCGCCGACAACCTTGGAAAAGAGGACTTCTCCCGTTTCTACGTCAATGATTCTCACTGCCACGTCGGTATTCATATGCCAGCCTTCCTGTGTTTCCATGCCTGCTGCCATGGCTGACCCAATCAGCTTAGCGGCAAAACTTTCTCCTTTCTCCAGACCCTTCCGGGCAGATTCATAGGTTTTGTAAGAGAGGTTTACATTGTTGATGGAACCGGTGACGATATACTTTATACCTGCCAGCTTTCCCAGCCTGGCCAGTGTCGCCTCATCTACGAGCCCTGAACGCTGGAACTTGTGCTCCGTCATGATTTTTTCCATGTCTTTTCTCGTATAGACCGTTGCACCCCCCATATTGACAAGCTCATCCATGACTCCATCTTCAACGCTTTCACTCAACTTGGCATTGATTTGACGCTGTGTTGTCTGGGCCTCTTGCTGAAATTTTGTTTTTTCCTTTTCACCCCAGACAATACCTGCTGCTCCGGGGATGACACCAACAGCGGCGCCCCCCACTGTGGTTCTTTCACCGGCGCCTTGAATGTTTGTCTGCACAACACTGGCGTAATCAAAGGTGGAGTTGTTGGTAAAATTGACAACGGCGACCTTTATCTTGGCAGATTCGTAGGCAGACTTGCATACAGGGGGTATTGATTCTTTTGGACCTGTATCTACCATAAATGCCGTTGGGTCGTGCTTGATCGGGATTGCACAAGCGGTCATAAAGAACAATGCCATAACAGATAATGCTAATTTTTTATCCATCTTTCCTTCCTCCTTATCGCTGGTATCGTAATGTTATTGAATAGGGTGTAAAGTTAACAATATTAAAACGACCCTTCTGCCTGATGCTGTTGGCAAGATAAAGCGTATTTTCCGGATAGCTGACGATAAACTCTCCCATCCCCTTTTCCTCCACCTCCGTTACCCAGATGATGTTCTGAAGAATTCCTTTGATGTCCATATTTGTATCCAGATCGGTGACGTCAGCCACTTTGATCCTTACCTTCTTGACATTACCCTCGATATATTGGGCAACCCTGTCGAGAATGACAGGAGTCAGCTTCTCTGCTAAATCCTTCAGCCCCTCGGCGGTCGCATCTTCAATGTTGTTTGCCAGGCCTTTACCCTGCTCTGTCCCCGCGGTGAGGATTTCCATATTGCCCGTTTTATTATTTTTGGCAACAATTCGGTAGGTCAGTCGGACTGTTACATTGTTGAAGGGCATGACGATACCGTATCCGACATCTTCCCCTTTCTTCGTTGAGACGGTGTAGTTTATCTTGCCGATGATGATCACATTGGAGAGAAATTTATACATCATACTTCTGACGGCAAGTGTACTTCCAGTTTTTACTGCCCTTTCAATCTCTGCGGCATCAATGGCCTGGGTGGGGGCCACATCCACTACCGTGTAATCTTGCTCGGTCAGTTTGCCGATCAGGGTCTCTGAGAGGATATTGGTTTCCTCGTATTCATCCTCACCTTTCGCTACGCGGGGTT encodes the following:
- a CDS encoding CsgG/HfaB family protein, producing MDKKLALSVMALFFMTACAIPIKHDPTAFMVDTGPKESIPPVCKSAYESAKIKVAVVNFTNNSTFDYASVVQTNIQGAGERTTVGGAAVGVIPGAAGIVWGEKEKTKFQQEAQTTQRQINAKLSESVEDGVMDELVNMGGATVYTRKDMEKIMTEHKFQRSGLVDEATLARLGKLAGIKYIVTGSINNVNLSYKTYESARKGLEKGESFAAKLIGSAMAAGMETQEGWHMNTDVAVRIIDVETGEVLFSKVVGGKHIIGKIPYPNYDAIIGGVKKAAAKGLEDIRPQLSRWFTVKGYIVQTRSSADGKQRSALINIGEKQGLKMGSELFVYTFQEIADPFDERKISCDIVKLPVTLKVTEQLQADKAWVMIEGKPDCIQRVKVGQLVERKAIEGQSLLKKMGY